The Euphorbia lathyris chromosome 2, ddEupLath1.1, whole genome shotgun sequence genome includes a window with the following:
- the LOC136220428 gene encoding LOB domain-containing protein 16: MASSASATGSPCGACKFLRRKCASDCIFAPYFCSEQGPARFAAIHKVFGASNVSKLLLHVPVPDRCEAVVTIAYEAQARIRDPVYGCVAHIFALQQQVACLQAQLMQVKAQLAQNLVDSSRNMENQWQGNMASSSFAANFYNNCPIESNDGVISMQDIHSSREDFAAFQSYSKKRPFFNNSTTPDLGELQAVAIRMMRN, from the exons ATGGCTTCCTCTGCTTCTGCCACCGGCTCTCCTTGCGGAGCATGTAAATTTCTCCGCCGCAAATGTGCTTCCGATTGTATCTTCGCTCCTTATTTCTGCTCCGAACAAGGTCCCGCGAGATTCGCTGCCATTCATAAGGTATTTGGTGCTAGTAACGTCTCCAAGTTATTGTTACATGTCCCTGTACCCGATCGCTGCGAAGCTGTTGTTACTATCGCTTATGAAGCTCAAGCGAGGATTCGAGATCCTGTTTACGGCTGCGTCGCTCATATTTTTGCCTTGCAACAACAG GTGGCGTGCTTGCAAGCTCAATTGATGCAAGTGAAGGCACAATTAGCGCAGAATCTGGTTGATTCATCTCGGAATATGGAGAATCAATGGCAAGGAAATATGGCATCCTCATCATTTGCCgctaatttttataataattgtCCAATTGAATCGAATGATGGAGTGATAAGTATGCAAGATATTCATAGCAGCAGAGAAGATTTTGCAGCATTTCAGTCTTATTCAAAGAAAAGACCGTTTTTCAATAACTCTACTACTCCTGATTTGGGTGAGCTTCAAGCAGTTGCTATTAGGATGATGAGGAACTAA
- the LOC136218162 gene encoding poly [ADP-ribose] polymerase 1, whose amino-acid sequence MAAPPKPWKAEYAKSGRSSCKTCKSPIDKEAFRLGKMVQATQFDGVMPMWNHGGCILKKAKQIKSIDDVEGLDSLRWEDQQKIKEYVDSGGPSNKSAESKMEYGIEVSQTSRATCKCCSQKITKGQVRISSKSDEPRAKGVAWHHANCFMDLHPSVQVQKCSGWDSLPSSDQEAVLVRVKVVPSATKTGTAKGRDDEEVQQSTSKVGAKRRKYDDSNQKLKLAKADGSESTSRDNSTKNADDLESKLEAQSKDIWALKDDLKKHVTTAELRQMLEANNQDVSGTELDLRDRCADGMLFGELGHCPICSGFLRYSGGTYRCNGFLSEWSKCSYSTHEPERLKGKWKIPEDSKNQYLSKWFKSQKSNKPIRLLPPPSDNLSGSQAANSQSPFSKSESLGDLKIVMIGLPKDSMKEWKGKIEGAGGQVHAKIKKDTNCFVVSGTLDREEAEMRKARRMKLPIVREDYLVDCFKKQKKLRFDLYKVEALGGPSSMATVKVKGRSSVHESSGLQDTGHILEDGKSIYNTTLNLSDLSTGVNSYYILQIIQEDKGTACNVYRKWGRVGNDKIGGDKLEEMSKSDAICEFKRLFLEKTGNSWETWEQKQNFQKKPGRFFPLDIDYGVNKQVTKKNWSDSDSKLALPVIELMKMLFNVEAYRTAMMEFEINLSEMPLGKLSKYNIQKGFEALTDIQNLLNSNTDDPSIKESLIIDASNRFFTVVPSIHPHVIRDEDEFKAKVKMLDALQDIEIASRLVGFDTDSDDSFDDKYGKLHCEITPLPHDSADYQLIKKYLHNTHAPTHTDWSLELEEVFSLEREGEVDKFAPYRRSLKNRMLLWHGSRLTNFVGILSQGLRIAPPEAPATGYMFGKGVYFADLVSKSAQYCFTDKKNPVGLMLLSEVALGEMHELKKAVYMDKPPAGKHSTKGLGKKVPEESEFVKWKDDVTVPCGKPVASKVRASELMYNEYIVYDTAQVKMQFLLKVRFHHKR is encoded by the exons ATGGCGGCTCCTCCCAAGCCATGGAAGGCGGAGTATGCTAAGTCTGGCCGATCCTCATGCAAGACTTGCAAGAGCCCTATCGACAAAGAAGCTTTTAGGCTCGGAAAAATGGTCCAAGCCACTCAATTCGATGGTGTCATGCCT ATGTGGAATCATGGTGGTTGCATATTGAAGAAAGCAAAACAGATAAAGTC GATTGATGATGTCGAAGGCTTAGATTCACTCCGATGGGAAGATCAGCAAAAGATTAAAGAATATGTTGATAGTGGTGGTCCTTCAAATAAAAGCGCTGAAAGTAAAATGGAATATGGTATTGAAGTTTCACAAACTTCTCGTGCTACTTGCAAGTGCTGCAGCCAAAAGATTACGAAAGGACAG GTTCGTATATCCTCAAAGTCTGATGAACCACGAGCTAAGGGTGTGGCTTGGCATCATGCCAACTGTTTCATGGATTTGCATCCTTCTGTTCAAGTTCAAAAGTGTTCTGGATGGGATAGCCTCCCATCTAGTGATCAGGAAGCAGTTCTCGTGCGTGTTAAAGTGGTTCCATCTGCTACAAAGACTG GTACTGCTAAGGGGAGGGACGATGAGGAGGTGCAACAGTCAACCTCAAAGGTTGGTGCAAAACGTAGAAAATATGATGACAGTAATCAGAAGTTGAAACTTGCTAAAGCAGATGGCAGTGAGTCAACTAGTAGGGACAACTCCACAAAAAATGCTGATGATTTGGAAAGCAAGCTGGAAGCTCAATCCAAAGATATATGGGCTTTAAAGGATGATCTTAAAAAGCATGTAACAACAGCAGAGTTACGTCAAATGCTGGAAGCCAATAATCAAGATGTTTCTGGAACGGAACTTGATTTGCGTGATCGATG TGCTGATGGGATGCTGTTTGGAGAGCTTGGCCATTGCCCAATTTGTTCTGGTTTTCTTCGTTACTCTGGAGGAACATATCGGTGCAATGGATTCCTCTCGGAATGGAGCAAGTGTTCATACTCCACCCATGAACCAGAGCGCCTCAAAGGGAAGTGGAAAATACCAGAAGACTCAAAAAATCAATATCTCAGCAAG TGGTTTAAGTCTCAGAAGAGTAACAAACCAATTAGGTTATTGCCTCCACCGTCTGACAATCTTTCAGGAAGTCAAGCAGCCAACAGCCAATCTCCATTTTCAAAAAGTGAAAGTTtgggagatctgaaaattgttATGATTGGATTACCTAAAGATTCCATG AAAGAATGGAAGGGTAAGATTGAAGGAGCAGGCGGACAGGTTCATGCTAAGATAAAAaaag ATACAAACTGCTTTGTTGTAAGTGGAACGCTAGATCGTGAAGAAGCTGAGATGAGGAAGGCAAG GAGAATGAAATTACCAATAGTCAGGGAGGATTATCTGGTCGACTGttttaaaaaacaaaagaagCTTCGATTTGATTTGTACAAAGTTGAAGCTCTAGGTGGACCCTCTAGCATGGCAACTGTCAAAGTGAAAGGGCGAAGTTCTGTGCATGAATCATCCGGGTTGCAAGATACAGGCCACATCCTCGAGGATGGGAAGAGCATCTATAACACGACCTTGAACTTGTCTGACTTGTCAACAGGTGTTAACAG CTACTATATCCTTCAGATCATCCAAGAGGATAAAGGGACAGCTTGTAATGTGTACCGTAAATGGGGTCGTGTAGGGAATGATAAAATTGGTGGAGACAAACTTGAAGAGATGTCAAAATCAGATGCTATCTGTGAATTTAAACGTTTATTTCTTGAGAAGACTGGAAATTCATGGGAAACATGGGAGCAAAAGCAGAATTTTCAAAAGAAACCTGGAAGATTCTTCCCGTTGGATATT GATTATGGAGTTAACAAGCAGGTGACAAAGAAAAATTGGAGCGACTCAGATAGCAAACTTGCACTTCCTGTGATAGAATTGATGAAGATGCTCTTTAATGTTGAAGCATACAG AACGGCAATGATGGAATTCGAAATTAATTTATCAGAAATGCCACTTGGAAAGTTGAGCAAATATAATATCCAAAAAG GCTTCGAGGCTTTAACAGATATCCAGAATTTATTAAATAGCAACACTGATGATCCTTCCATCAAAGAGAGCTTGATAATTGATGCAAGCAACAGATTCTTCACCGTGGTTCCTTCTATTCATCCGCATGTTATTAGAGACGAAGATGAGTTTAAGGCCAAG GTGAAAATGCTGGATGCCCTCCAGGATATCGAGATAGCTTCTAGATTAGTAGGTTTTGATACTGATAGCGATGACTCCTTTGATGATAAGTATGGCAAGCTCCATTGTGAGATAACTCCGCTTCCTCATGATAGTGCTGACTACCAGTTGATCAAGAAGTATCTTCATAATACTCATGCTCCTACTCATACG GATTGGAGTCTTGAGCTAGAAGAAGTGTTTTCATTAGAAAGAGAAGGAGAAGTTGATAAATTTGCTCCCTACAGAAGAAGTCTTAAGAATAGAATGTTACTTTGGCATG GTTCGCGGTTGACTAACTTTGTTGGAATCCTTAGCCAGGGATTGAGAATAGCTCCTCCTGAAGCTCCAGCAACTGGATATATG TTTGGGAAAGGAGTTTACTTTGCTGACCTGGTCAGTAAGAGTGCGCAGTACTGCTTTACTGATAAGAAAAATCCTGTGGGATTGATGCTTCTAAGTGAAGTTGCCTTAGGGGAGATGCACGAACTGAAGAAAGCCGTT TATATGGATAAACCTCCAGCAGGAAAGCACTCAACAAAAGGGCTTGGCAAGAAAGTGCCGGAGGAATCAGAGTTTGTGAAGTGGAAGGATGATGTCACTGTTCCTTGCGGTAAACCTGTGGCATCAAAAGTCAGAGCCTCTGAATTGATGTACAATGAGTACATCGTCTATGATACAGCCCAA GTTAAGATGCAGTTCTTATTGAAGGTGAGGTTTCATCACAAGAGGTGA